Proteins encoded in a region of the Planococcus citri chromosome 1, ihPlaCitr1.1, whole genome shotgun sequence genome:
- the Mppe gene encoding uncharacterized protein Mppe isoform X2 codes for MRLAVVRFALIGFAVLAILNEYLVYILKPVVSWPAIKCNKTEHCTKILLVADPQILGEYKENFLARFDSDRYLRNTFTTALQFVKPDGIIFLGDLFDEGSVATTDQFNRYCNRFHSIFQLEKLTGADTETVFIPGDNDIGGENNEIIRSEHVARFRKKFDTKDIHFIKDVQITKVNKLLRTYPVLEDKSSNGKFKLNIAVSHMPLSTVISPFTEQVILNVRPEFIFSAHDHKSYALLTLKEDGKMLYYEDMKYNAFKGGISTWTFQAAKSTNYSVITEIVVPTCSYRMGSADVGYGVIIHGENSEQITYHVLWLPSRLPHLWLYVIFISISSAFIWCNCSSLRRLYFKYCK; via the exons ATGAg GTTAGCAGTAGTTCGATTTGCACTTATTGGATTCGCTGTTTTGGCGATTTTAAATGAATATCTCGTTTATATACTGAAACCAGTCGTGTCTTGGCCAGctataaaatgtaataaaactGAACACTGCACCAAAATCTTATTAGTGGCAGATCCTCAGATTTTGGGCGAATACAAAGAAAATTTTCTGGCCAGATTTGACAGTGACAg GTATCTACGAAATACCTTCACTACAGCATTACAATTTGTGAAGCCAGATGGTATTATATTTTTGGGAGATTTATTCGATGAAGGAAGTGTGGCGACGACGGATCAATTCAATCGTTATTGTAATCGATTTCATTCCATAtttcagttggaaaaattgactggTGCAGATACGgag acagtGTTCATCCCCGGAGACAACGATATTGGCggcgaaaataatgaaataattagAAGCGAACATGTAgcaagatttcgaaaaaaattcgataccaaagatattcatttcattaaagATGTACAAATCACCAAA GTGAATAAACTGTTACGTACATATCCCGTTTTAGAAGATAAATCatcgaatggaaaatttaagCTGAATATTGCGGTATCGCACATGCCATTAAGCACTGTCATAAGCCCATTTACTGAACAA gTGATTCTCAACGTGAGAcctgaatttattttctcagCTCACGATCATAAATCATACGCACTTCTCACCCTTAAAGAAGATGGTAAAATGCTTTATTACGAGGATATGAAATACAACGCTTTTAAAGGCGGAATTTCCACGTGGACATTTCAAGCTGCCAAATCTACTAATTACTCTGTCATCACTGAAATCGTTGTTCCTACTTGTTCTTATAGAATGGGCTCCGCTGATGTGGGCTATGGTGTTATTATTCacg GAGAAAATAGTGAACAAATTACGTATCACGTTCTTTGGTTACCATCGAGATTACCTCATTTGTGGCTGTATGTCATTTTTATAAGTATTAGTTCGGCATTTATATGGTGTAATTGTAGTTCTTTAAGAAGGTTGTATTTCAAGTACTGCAAATAA
- the spartin gene encoding protein spartin isoform X2 codes for MNSDSLSISSDIAECIKNSKDIINEVVTLEQTRNWTEMDELLNQTNGTDIPSNQAEANDNLLLAEINSLRVEVIQHLENCNTQLLSDVEAIAPPSYEEAMSTSTSACSQDSYDGSTNSSCASHLSYSELGCVLENLKSDTGAQSSQMIYSCDDVTLYFISSLGTVSVSSGPETVRIFEIEDGGRESLPKYYLQIYTFVYPLIPKVSPCIKTEFGAILLPNINIERNENSDIESVGLVVKKEKEEEFISTLENILQTKIVLCNTKEPAHISVKISECITNGAEYVSNFLINGAQKAGEFLDGNTPKLMNKINPANENRRVAPCVSNGIRIARDVTAITANVTGFVASRVGAATILLGQYLAPHIKKGSCKILTNTVGMREEDASNKVAAVFNVTAGAVEGIGTIYRGLELSARIFGASLSNNTVQVVTHKYGPSAGRFTEDTFQTVSNSVQIGTNIRFFKPSKLVKSTAKGAVISQSVVDRNSGACRDEPAASSSKVSMMAEAI; via the exons ATGAATTCAGACTCATTATCAATATCATCCGATATCGCTGAGTGTATAAAAAATAGCAAAGATATTATTAACGAAGTTGTTACTTTGGAACAGACGAGAAATTGGACAGaa ATGGACGAGCTTTTAAACCAAACAAACGGAACTGATATTCCATCGAATCAGGCAGAAGCCAACGACAATTTATTGTTAGCAGAAATTAATTCGTtgag AGTCGAAGTTATCCAACACTTGGAGAATTGCAATACACAATTACTGTCTGATGTGGAAGCTATTGCTCCTCCATCGTATGAAGAAGCCATGTCAACTTCAACGTCTGCCTGCAGTCAGGATAGTTATGATGGAAGTACAAATTCATCTTGTGCTAGTCATCTTTCTTATAGTGAATTGGGATGTGtactggaaaatttgaaaagtgatACCGGAGCTCAATCCTCACAAATGATTTATAGTTGTGACGATGTGACGCTGTACTTTATTTCATCTCTTGGAACTGTTTCTGTATCAAGCGGTCCTGAAACagttcgaatttttgaaatcgaag ATGGCGGTCGCGAGTCTTTACCAAAATATTATCTTCAGATTTACACGTTTGTTTATCCATTGATTCCCAAAGTATCCCCATGTATTAAAACCGAATTCGGAGCAATTCTTTTACCCAACATAAAcattgaaagaaatgaaaattcgg ATATAGAATCAGTTGGGTTAGttgttaaaaaagaaaaggaagaAGAATTCATTTCAACGTTGGAGAATATTTTGCAAACGAAAATTGTACTTTGTAATACGAAAGAACCTGCTCACATCAGCGTCAAAATCTCCGAATGCATTACTAATG gtgCTGAGTATgtatccaattttttgataaatggaGCTCAAAAAGCTGGGGAATTTTTAGATGGTAATACTCCCAAgttgatgaataaaataaatccgGCCAACGAAAACAGACGAGTGGCTCCTTGTGTATCCAATGGTATTCGGATTGCTAGAGATGTTACCGCCATAACCGCCAATGTTACGGGATTTGTTG CTTCTAGAGTTGGTGCGGCTACTATATTACTTGGTCAATATCTTGCTCCTCACATTAAGAAAGGAAGCTGTAAAATCCTCACTAATACCGTTGGTATGAGAGAAGAAGATGCTTCTAATAAAGTCGCGGCGGTGTTTAATGTTACTGCAGGTGCTGTTGAAGGAATCGGTACAATTTATCGCGGATTGGAATTATCAGCCAGAATTTTTGGCGCCAGTCTGTCTAATAATACAGTTCAAGTTGTTACTCACAA GTATGGTCCATCAGCTGGTAGATTCACTGAAGACACTTTTCAAACAGTCAGCAATAGCGTTCAAATCGGAACTAATATTCGCTTTTTCAAACCTTCCAAACTTGTTAAATCAACCGCCAAGGGCGCAGTTATTTCCCAATCTGTTGTAGACCGAAATTCTGGAGCTTGTCGTGATGAGCCTGCTGCTTCTTCTTCTAAAGTATCAATGATGGCCGAAGCAATTTGA
- the Mppe gene encoding uncharacterized protein Mppe isoform X1, whose product MFHIKAKCFPINFACRKLEIRHNRLAVVRFALIGFAVLAILNEYLVYILKPVVSWPAIKCNKTEHCTKILLVADPQILGEYKENFLARFDSDRYLRNTFTTALQFVKPDGIIFLGDLFDEGSVATTDQFNRYCNRFHSIFQLEKLTGADTETVFIPGDNDIGGENNEIIRSEHVARFRKKFDTKDIHFIKDVQITKVNKLLRTYPVLEDKSSNGKFKLNIAVSHMPLSTVISPFTEQVILNVRPEFIFSAHDHKSYALLTLKEDGKMLYYEDMKYNAFKGGISTWTFQAAKSTNYSVITEIVVPTCSYRMGSADVGYGVIIHGENSEQITYHVLWLPSRLPHLWLYVIFISISSAFIWCNCSSLRRLYFKYCK is encoded by the exons ATGTTCCATATAAAGGCAAAATGTTTTCCCATCAATTTTGCTTgtagaaaattagaaattcgTCACAATAG GTTAGCAGTAGTTCGATTTGCACTTATTGGATTCGCTGTTTTGGCGATTTTAAATGAATATCTCGTTTATATACTGAAACCAGTCGTGTCTTGGCCAGctataaaatgtaataaaactGAACACTGCACCAAAATCTTATTAGTGGCAGATCCTCAGATTTTGGGCGAATACAAAGAAAATTTTCTGGCCAGATTTGACAGTGACAg GTATCTACGAAATACCTTCACTACAGCATTACAATTTGTGAAGCCAGATGGTATTATATTTTTGGGAGATTTATTCGATGAAGGAAGTGTGGCGACGACGGATCAATTCAATCGTTATTGTAATCGATTTCATTCCATAtttcagttggaaaaattgactggTGCAGATACGgag acagtGTTCATCCCCGGAGACAACGATATTGGCggcgaaaataatgaaataattagAAGCGAACATGTAgcaagatttcgaaaaaaattcgataccaaagatattcatttcattaaagATGTACAAATCACCAAA GTGAATAAACTGTTACGTACATATCCCGTTTTAGAAGATAAATCatcgaatggaaaatttaagCTGAATATTGCGGTATCGCACATGCCATTAAGCACTGTCATAAGCCCATTTACTGAACAA gTGATTCTCAACGTGAGAcctgaatttattttctcagCTCACGATCATAAATCATACGCACTTCTCACCCTTAAAGAAGATGGTAAAATGCTTTATTACGAGGATATGAAATACAACGCTTTTAAAGGCGGAATTTCCACGTGGACATTTCAAGCTGCCAAATCTACTAATTACTCTGTCATCACTGAAATCGTTGTTCCTACTTGTTCTTATAGAATGGGCTCCGCTGATGTGGGCTATGGTGTTATTATTCacg GAGAAAATAGTGAACAAATTACGTATCACGTTCTTTGGTTACCATCGAGATTACCTCATTTGTGGCTGTATGTCATTTTTATAAGTATTAGTTCGGCATTTATATGGTGTAATTGTAGTTCTTTAAGAAGGTTGTATTTCAAGTACTGCAAATAA
- the Mppe gene encoding uncharacterized protein Mppe isoform X3, whose product MLAVVRFALIGFAVLAILNEYLVYILKPVVSWPAIKCNKTEHCTKILLVADPQILGEYKENFLARFDSDRYLRNTFTTALQFVKPDGIIFLGDLFDEGSVATTDQFNRYCNRFHSIFQLEKLTGADTETVFIPGDNDIGGENNEIIRSEHVARFRKKFDTKDIHFIKDVQITKVNKLLRTYPVLEDKSSNGKFKLNIAVSHMPLSTVISPFTEQVILNVRPEFIFSAHDHKSYALLTLKEDGKMLYYEDMKYNAFKGGISTWTFQAAKSTNYSVITEIVVPTCSYRMGSADVGYGVIIHGENSEQITYHVLWLPSRLPHLWLYVIFISISSAFIWCNCSSLRRLYFKYCK is encoded by the exons AT GTTAGCAGTAGTTCGATTTGCACTTATTGGATTCGCTGTTTTGGCGATTTTAAATGAATATCTCGTTTATATACTGAAACCAGTCGTGTCTTGGCCAGctataaaatgtaataaaactGAACACTGCACCAAAATCTTATTAGTGGCAGATCCTCAGATTTTGGGCGAATACAAAGAAAATTTTCTGGCCAGATTTGACAGTGACAg GTATCTACGAAATACCTTCACTACAGCATTACAATTTGTGAAGCCAGATGGTATTATATTTTTGGGAGATTTATTCGATGAAGGAAGTGTGGCGACGACGGATCAATTCAATCGTTATTGTAATCGATTTCATTCCATAtttcagttggaaaaattgactggTGCAGATACGgag acagtGTTCATCCCCGGAGACAACGATATTGGCggcgaaaataatgaaataattagAAGCGAACATGTAgcaagatttcgaaaaaaattcgataccaaagatattcatttcattaaagATGTACAAATCACCAAA GTGAATAAACTGTTACGTACATATCCCGTTTTAGAAGATAAATCatcgaatggaaaatttaagCTGAATATTGCGGTATCGCACATGCCATTAAGCACTGTCATAAGCCCATTTACTGAACAA gTGATTCTCAACGTGAGAcctgaatttattttctcagCTCACGATCATAAATCATACGCACTTCTCACCCTTAAAGAAGATGGTAAAATGCTTTATTACGAGGATATGAAATACAACGCTTTTAAAGGCGGAATTTCCACGTGGACATTTCAAGCTGCCAAATCTACTAATTACTCTGTCATCACTGAAATCGTTGTTCCTACTTGTTCTTATAGAATGGGCTCCGCTGATGTGGGCTATGGTGTTATTATTCacg GAGAAAATAGTGAACAAATTACGTATCACGTTCTTTGGTTACCATCGAGATTACCTCATTTGTGGCTGTATGTCATTTTTATAAGTATTAGTTCGGCATTTATATGGTGTAATTGTAGTTCTTTAAGAAGGTTGTATTTCAAGTACTGCAAATAA
- the spartin gene encoding protein spartin isoform X1 — protein sequence MNSDSLSISSDIAECIKNSKDIINEVVTLEQTRNWTEAIKKLEITLKQMDELLNQTNGTDIPSNQAEANDNLLLAEINSLRVEVIQHLENCNTQLLSDVEAIAPPSYEEAMSTSTSACSQDSYDGSTNSSCASHLSYSELGCVLENLKSDTGAQSSQMIYSCDDVTLYFISSLGTVSVSSGPETVRIFEIEDGGRESLPKYYLQIYTFVYPLIPKVSPCIKTEFGAILLPNINIERNENSDIESVGLVVKKEKEEEFISTLENILQTKIVLCNTKEPAHISVKISECITNGAEYVSNFLINGAQKAGEFLDGNTPKLMNKINPANENRRVAPCVSNGIRIARDVTAITANVTGFVASRVGAATILLGQYLAPHIKKGSCKILTNTVGMREEDASNKVAAVFNVTAGAVEGIGTIYRGLELSARIFGASLSNNTVQVVTHKYGPSAGRFTEDTFQTVSNSVQIGTNIRFFKPSKLVKSTAKGAVISQSVVDRNSGACRDEPAASSSKVSMMAEAI from the exons ATGAATTCAGACTCATTATCAATATCATCCGATATCGCTGAGTGTATAAAAAATAGCAAAGATATTATTAACGAAGTTGTTACTTTGGAACAGACGAGAAATTGGACAGaa gctattaaaaaattggaaattactCTTAAACAGATGGACGAGCTTTTAAACCAAACAAACGGAACTGATATTCCATCGAATCAGGCAGAAGCCAACGACAATTTATTGTTAGCAGAAATTAATTCGTtgag AGTCGAAGTTATCCAACACTTGGAGAATTGCAATACACAATTACTGTCTGATGTGGAAGCTATTGCTCCTCCATCGTATGAAGAAGCCATGTCAACTTCAACGTCTGCCTGCAGTCAGGATAGTTATGATGGAAGTACAAATTCATCTTGTGCTAGTCATCTTTCTTATAGTGAATTGGGATGTGtactggaaaatttgaaaagtgatACCGGAGCTCAATCCTCACAAATGATTTATAGTTGTGACGATGTGACGCTGTACTTTATTTCATCTCTTGGAACTGTTTCTGTATCAAGCGGTCCTGAAACagttcgaatttttgaaatcgaag ATGGCGGTCGCGAGTCTTTACCAAAATATTATCTTCAGATTTACACGTTTGTTTATCCATTGATTCCCAAAGTATCCCCATGTATTAAAACCGAATTCGGAGCAATTCTTTTACCCAACATAAAcattgaaagaaatgaaaattcgg ATATAGAATCAGTTGGGTTAGttgttaaaaaagaaaaggaagaAGAATTCATTTCAACGTTGGAGAATATTTTGCAAACGAAAATTGTACTTTGTAATACGAAAGAACCTGCTCACATCAGCGTCAAAATCTCCGAATGCATTACTAATG gtgCTGAGTATgtatccaattttttgataaatggaGCTCAAAAAGCTGGGGAATTTTTAGATGGTAATACTCCCAAgttgatgaataaaataaatccgGCCAACGAAAACAGACGAGTGGCTCCTTGTGTATCCAATGGTATTCGGATTGCTAGAGATGTTACCGCCATAACCGCCAATGTTACGGGATTTGTTG CTTCTAGAGTTGGTGCGGCTACTATATTACTTGGTCAATATCTTGCTCCTCACATTAAGAAAGGAAGCTGTAAAATCCTCACTAATACCGTTGGTATGAGAGAAGAAGATGCTTCTAATAAAGTCGCGGCGGTGTTTAATGTTACTGCAGGTGCTGTTGAAGGAATCGGTACAATTTATCGCGGATTGGAATTATCAGCCAGAATTTTTGGCGCCAGTCTGTCTAATAATACAGTTCAAGTTGTTACTCACAA GTATGGTCCATCAGCTGGTAGATTCACTGAAGACACTTTTCAAACAGTCAGCAATAGCGTTCAAATCGGAACTAATATTCGCTTTTTCAAACCTTCCAAACTTGTTAAATCAACCGCCAAGGGCGCAGTTATTTCCCAATCTGTTGTAGACCGAAATTCTGGAGCTTGTCGTGATGAGCCTGCTGCTTCTTCTTCTAAAGTATCAATGATGGCCGAAGCAATTTGA
- the LOC135832306 gene encoding uncharacterized protein LOC135832306: MFNKIQNCNCERKCFDRVPKDVQERIYKGYNYLPNNNEKNLYLYGLICKTSDKGDQPNSRASYRYFVKVNGFQVDICQKAFINIHGITPAKVRTLLQKLNEGVIYPNDRRGEARRLQSNEISEANEQEIANHIISVVRIEEVWDRIKRGEKINITRLWEDYKGYCGQSSDNYQDSQNEMRTEQNRSVSKSTYSIIFKRLYPEIINQLDEKNELPSSSKRKSDKSTSRKRKADAVETGDENLEIREGVSKKITELASQISESDAEEFAKNNDEESQSVSSSPVIYSFQPIQVVHMI, translated from the exons ATG TTCAATAAAATACAGAATTGTAATTGTGAAAGAAAGTGCTTTGATAGAGTGCCAAAAGATGTTCAAGAAAGAATATATAAAGGTTACAATTACCTTccgaataataatgaaaaaaatttatatttatacGGTCTGATTTGTAAAACAAGTGATAAAGGAGATCAGCCAAATTCGCGAGCTTCATATCGGTATTTTGTGAAAGTAAACGGTTTCCAAGTTGatatttgtcaaaaagcatTCATAAACATTCATGGAATAACTCCAGCCAAAGTGAGAACATTGctacaaaaattaaatgaagGTGTAATTTACCCTAATGATCGAAGAGGTGAAGCTCGACGACTGCAGTCAAATGAGATCAGTGAAGCTAATGAACAGGAGATTGCTAATCATATCATAAGCGTGGTTCGCATTGAGGAA GTGTGGGATCGTATTAAAAGAggcgaaaaaatcaatattacaAGACTGTGGGAAGATTATAAAGGATATTGTGGCCAATCTTCTGATAATTACCAAG ATTCTCAAAACGAAATGCGTACCGAGCAGAATCGATCTGTTAGTAAATCTACCTactcaataattttcaagaggCTGTATCCCGAAATAATCAACCAGTTGGACGAGAAAAACGAACTGCCGTCCAGTTCGAAAAGAAAAAGTGATAAGTCAACGTCCAGAAAAAGGAAAGCTGATGCTGTTGAAACTGgtgatgaaaatttagaaatacgTGAAGGTGTTAGCAAAAAGATAACAGAACTAGCTAGTCAGATTTCGGAATCAGATGCTGAAGAGTTTGCGAAGAATAATGACGAAGAAAGTCAATCTGTGTCATCTTCACCAGTGATTTATTCATTCCAGCCTATTCAAGTTGTAcacatgatttaa